The Haloplanus sp. CK5-1 genome segment CCCCGAACCGGAGTAGCGTGTAGCCGACCTCGCGGACGGCCGGCACCCCGTTCTTCATGGCCACGCCCGCGAGCGTGAGCGTGACGACGCCGGCCGTGGCAACCCCCGTGACCAGTTCGTACGGGTCCGTGACGTGCCAGCCACCGAGCGCGAAATAAAAGAGGAGGGAGGACGCGAACACGACGGAAAACTCCGCCAGACCGATGTCGGTGAGCGGCAGGCTCCGTCGCGTCTCACGGGTGACCGGTGCCTCCAGCACGTCGAAGCCGCGGTCGGCGAGCTCCGTTTCGAAGGAGCGCAACAGCGGTGCGCTCCCACCGGGCCGAAAGGACGGATCGACGACGATCCGCCCGACGCCGTTGGCGTCCGCGTAGCGGCCGATCACGTCGGCGAAGTCGCTCGGACTGAAGACGTACTCGTTGGTGCCGACGACGGTCGACTCGAACGCAACCGTCGCCGGGGTGTCCTCGCCGAGGAGTTCGTCGATGTCCTCCTCGCCCCAGAGGAGCGTCCGTTCGAGCAGTGACTCCGCGGCGTCGACGTTGGCGCGCTCCGTCTCGAAACTCCGCCAGCGAGCGGGGTAGACGAAGTGGACGGTCGCGCTCCCGCCGGCTTCGACGGCCGCCTCGTGGGCACGCTCGACGGCGTAGGTCACCGTCCGTCTGAGCGTCTCCGACCGACCCACTGGGACGAGCACGTCCCGCTCGTGGTTATCCCCCATCGGGCTGTCGAGCTCCGGCGGTTCGAGCAGTGGCTCCCCCGATCATACGTGTCATCGTGTAGCGTCCGGTTCCGCTCCCATAACTATTGCTATCCGTCCCGGTTTCCCGGCGTCCCGGGGCGATCAGTCGAGGGCTGCAGCCAGACGGTCGGCGACGCGCGCGCCCAACCCCCCCTTCGAGCCCTCGTACGTCGTCACCGCGTCGTCGCGGACCACCAACGCACGGGTCCGGTCGTCACCCATCACGGACGCGTCGTTGGCGACGACGAAGTCGAGGCCGACCCGGTCGAGGAGCGCCCTCGCACGGGCGGTCATGGCGTCGTCGTCGCCCTCGGTCTCGGCTTTGAACCCGACCATCGCGAGGTCTGGCGCGCCCTCCCGAACCCGGTCGAGGAGTTTCGGCGTGGGTTCGAGGTCGAGCGTCACCGACTCGCCGGAGCGTATCTTCTCGGTCGCCGTCTCGACGGTGAAATCGCCGATGGCGGCGGCGGAGACGAGGGCGTCGGCCCCAGCGCTCCCCTCCCCCTCGACCGCACGCTCGACGGCGGCGAGCATCTCCGTCGCGCTCTCGACGGGCCGCACGTCCGCGTAGTGGACGTCGGGGCCGTCGTGGACGAGCGTCACGTCCGCCCCGCGGACGTGGCAGGCCCGGGCGACCGCCCGCCCGGTCCGGCCCGAGGCACGGTTCGAGAGCGTCCGGATCGGGTCGATCGACTCCGTGGTTGCACCGCTCGTGACGACGACGTGCCGGCCGTCGAGGGGTGACGGAGTCGTCGCCCGTGCGACCGCCGTGACGATGGCGTCCTCGCTCGCTATCTTCGCCTTCCCCTCCTCGATCCGGGGATCGACGAAGTCGACGCCCCAGGACTCGACGCGGTCGATGGCGTCCAACACCCCGGGGTGGTCGTACATGGGTTCGTGCATGGCGGGTGCGACCACCACTGGGAGGCCGGCCCCGAGCGCC includes the following:
- the coaBC gene encoding bifunctional phosphopantothenoylcysteine decarboxylase/phosphopantothenate--cysteine ligase CoaBC, with translation MLDGTNVALGITGSIAAVKAVELAHELRRQGAAVRGVMTESARGIVHPWAVEFATDRGPVTEITGGVEHVALCGRDGWADVLLIAPATANTVGKVAAAVDDTPVTTCATTALGAGLPVVVAPAMHEPMYDHPGVLDAIDRVESWGVDFVDPRIEEGKAKIASEDAIVTAVARATTPSPLDGRHVVVTSGATTESIDPIRTLSNRASGRTGRAVARACHVRGADVTLVHDGPDVHYADVRPVESATEMLAAVERAVEGEGSAGADALVSAAAIGDFTVETATEKIRSGESVTLDLEPTPKLLDRVREGAPDLAMVGFKAETEGDDDAMTARARALLDRVGLDFVVANDASVMGDDRTRALVVRDDAVTTYEGSKGGLGARVADRLAAALD
- a CDS encoding monovalent cation/H+ antiporter subunit E, giving the protein MGDNHERDVLVPVGRSETLRRTVTYAVERAHEAAVEAGGSATVHFVYPARWRSFETERANVDAAESLLERTLLWGEEDIDELLGEDTPATVAFESTVVGTNEYVFSPSDFADVIGRYADANGVGRIVVDPSFRPGGSAPLLRSFETELADRGFDVLEAPVTRETRRSLPLTDIGLAEFSVVFASSLLFYFALGGWHVTDPYELVTGVATAGVVTLTLAGVAMKNGVPAVREVGYTLLRFGAYVPILLWEIAKANVALAYVVLHPRLPIDPRVVEFDAAVWGDMPVTTLANSITLTPGTLTIDVSRQQFVVHALIPDAEDDLMEGTLERLVRFVFYGRESSRIPSPLERRDDDGGEA